The Streptomyces sp. NBC_00454 DNA segment CCAGCCGGGACAGCGCGAACGCGTTGGTAGGGGACGCCGAGGAGGCGTCGTGGACCAGGATCCGGGCCTCGTTCTCCGGGGTCACCTCCACGACCTCCAGATCACCGGTGGCCACGTTGCGCACCACGCCCTTGGCGTTGTCCACGCCGAAGCGGATCGGCTGCCCGTCCTCGAGCCGGATCACGGCCTCCTGGGCCTGCTCGCGGTCCTTGAGGACCTCGAAGGCGCCGTCGTTGAAGATGTTGCAGTTCTGGTAGATCTCCACCAGCGCCGTGCCCTGGTGGTCCGCGGCCGCCCGCAGCACCTCGGTGAGGTGCTTGCGGTCGGAGTCGACCGTACGGGCCACGAAGGAGGCCTCCGCGCCGATCGCCAGCGAGACCGGGTTGAAGGGCGCGTCGAGCGAACCCATCGGCGTGGACTTGGTGATCTTGCCGACCTCGGAGGTGGGGGAGTACTGCCCCTTGGTCAGCCCGTAGATCCGGTTGTTGAACAGCAGGATCTTGAGGTTGACGTTCCGCCGCAGGGCGTGGATCAGGTGGTTTCCGCCGATGGAGAGCGCGTCCCCGTCACCGGTGACCACCCAGACCGACAGATCGCGGCGCGAGGTGGCCAGACCGGTCGCGATGGCCGGGGCGCGGCCGTGGATCGAGTGCATCCCGTAGGTGTTCATGTAGTACGGGAAGCGCGAGGAGCAGCCGATGCCCGAGACGAAGACGATGTTCTCCTTCGCCAGCCCCAGCTCGGGCATGAAGCCCTGCACCGCGGCGAGCACCGCGTAGTCACCGCAGCCGGGACACCAGCGGACCTCCTGGTCCGACTTGAAGTCCTTCATCGACTGCTGGGCGGCCGCCTTGGGCACCAGCGAGAGCAGGGTCGGGGTGTCGGTCACCTCAGCCATTGACGGCCTCCTTGAGATGCGTGGCGAGCTGCTCGGCCTTGAACGGCATGCCGTTGACCTGGTTGTACGACCGTGCGTCGACCAGGTACTTCGCCCTCAGGAGGGTCGCGAGCTGCCCGAGGTTCATCTCCGGCACCACTACCTTGTCGTAACGCTCCAGAACCGCTCCCAGATTCCTCGGGAAGGGGTTGAGGTGGCGCAGATGGGCCTGTGCGATGGGGACGCCGGCGAGCCGCAGCCGGCGTACGGCGGCCGTGATCGGCCCGTACGTCGAGCCCCAGCCGATGACCAGGGTCTTCGCCCCGTCCGGGTCGTCGACCTCCAGGTCGGGGACCTCGATGCCGTCGATCTTGGCCTGGCGGGTGCGCACCATGAAGTCGTGGTTGGCCGGGTCGTACGAGATGTTGCCCGTGCCGTCCTGCTTCTCGATGCCGCCGATCCGGTGCTCCAGCCCCGGGGTGCCCGGGACGGCCCAGGGGCGGGCCAGGGTGTGCGGGTCGCGCTTGTACGGCCAGAAGACCTCGGTGCCGTCGGCGAGCTCGTGGTTCGGGCCGGAGGCGAACTGCACCGCCAGGTCCGGCAGGTCCGCCACGTCCGGGATCCGCCACGGCTCGGAGCCGTTGGCGAGGTACCCGTCGGAGAGCAGGAACACCGGAGTCCGGTAGGTCAGCGCGATCCGGGCCGCGTCGAGCGCGGCGTCGAAGCAGTCCGCCGGGGTGCGCGGGGCCACGATCGGGACCGGGGCCTCGCCGTTGCGCCCGTACATCGCCTGGAGCAGGTCGGCCTGCTCCGTCTTGGTCGGCAGGCCCGTGGACGGGCCGCCGCGCTGGATGTCCACGATCAGCAGCGGCAGCTCCAGGGAGACCGCCAGCCCGATCGTCTCGGACTTCAGGGCCACGCCCGGACCTGAGGTGGTGGTCACGGCGAGCGCTCCGCCGAAGGCCGCGCCCAGGGCCGCGCCGATGCCGGCGATCTCGTCCTCGGCCTGGAAGGTGCGCACGCCGAAGTTCTTGTGCTTGCTCAGCTCGTGCAGGATGTCCGAGGCCGGGGTGATCGGGTACGAGCCCAGGTAGAGCGGCAGGTCCGCCTGCTGACCTGCTGCGATCAGGCCGTAGGACAGGGCCAGGTTCCCGGAGATGTTGCGGTAGGTGCCCGTCGGGAAGGCCCGGGTGGCCGGGGCCACCTCGTAGGAGACGGCGAAGTCCTCGGTGGTCTCGCCGAAGTTCCAGCCGGCCCGGAAGGCGGCCACGTTCGCCTCGGCGATCTGGGGCTTCTTCGCGAACTTCTGCCGCAGGAAGCTCTCGGTGCCCTCGGTGGGCCGGTGGTACATCCAGGACAGCAGGCCCAGGGCGAACATGTTCTTGCTGCGCTCGGCCTCCTTGCGGGGGAGCCCGAAATCCTTCAGTGCCTCGATCGTGAGGGTGGTCAGCGGCACCGGGTGGAGGTTGTAGGCGTCCAGGGAGCCGTCTTCCAGCGGGGAGGTCTCGTAGCCGACCTTGGCCATGGGGCGCTTGGTGAACTCATCGGTATTGATGATGAGCTCCGCGCCGCGCGGCACGTCCCCGATGTTCGCCTTCAGCGCCGCCGGATTCATCGCCACCAGGACGTTCGGGGCGTCGCCCGGGGTCAGGATGTCGTGATCGGCGAAGTGCAGCTGGAAGCTCGACACACCGGGGAGGGTGCCGGCGGGCGCCCGGATCTCGGCGGGGAAGTTCGGCAGCGTCGAGAGGTCGTTCCCGAAGGACGCCGTCTCCGAGGTGAAACGGTCACCGGTGAGCTGCATTCCGTCACCCGAGTCACCCGCGAAGCGGATGATCACCCGATCGAGACGGCGCACTTCCTTGCCGCCGGTGGGGCCGTGGGGGCTGCCGCTGCTCGGATCGCCGCTGCTCGGATCGCCGCTGTTCGGGCCCGGGGGCGTCCGCTGCTCGCCGACGACCGCGTTTTCGGCCCCGTCGGAATGCTCGGCTGGGCTACTGACCTGGCTGGTCACTGAACTGGACCTCCTTCGAGGCGTGAGCACTGCCCAAGGTCAACCCTACGTCGGTAGGGATTCCTTCCCAGGGGTGCTCATTATCTGGACCGCCCTCTCGGCGGTCGGTCCGAATCCGGCCTTAACTGACAGAGTGTCAGTTGATCAAGACCTTAGGTAGGTGAGGACGGCCAGCACACGCCGGTGATCCCCGTCACTCGGTGACAGGCCGAGCTTCATGAAGATGTTGCTGACGTGCTTCTCCACCGCGCCGTCGCTCACCACGAGCTGCTTGGCCACCGCGGAATTCGTCCGCCCCTCGGCCATCAGCCCCAGCACCTCGCGCTCCCGCGGGGTCAGCCCCGCCAGCACGTCCTGCTTGCGACTGCGGCCGAGCAGCTGCGCCACGACCTCCGGGTCCAGGGCGGTACCGCCCCGCGCCACGCGCACCACGGCGTCCAGGAATTCCCGTACGTCCGCCACCCGGTCCTTGAGCAGATACCCCACCCCGGTGCTGGAACCGGCCAGCAGTTCGGTGGCGTACTGCTCCTCCACGTACTGCGACAGCACGAGCACCCCTATGCCGGGGTGGTCGCGCCGCAGCCGCACGGCGGCCCGTACGCCCTCGTCGGTATGGGTCGGCGGCATCCGCACGTCCGCCACCACCACGTCCGGCAGTGCGTCCTCGGCCGCCAGGTCCGCCACCGTCTTGATCAGGGCTTCCGCGTCCCCGACGCCCGCGACGACGTCATGCCCCCGGTCGGTCAGCAACCGGGTCAGGCCCTCACGCAGCAGCACTGAATCCTCGGCGATGACCACACGCACCCTGTTTTCCACGACTTCGAAGCTCCCGCGTCCACTCGTGCCCTTTTTCCCCTGACACAGCCAAGCATCCCAGTCTCGTACCGGGATGAAGGCTGAGTGCGATCAACGCGTGGGCGTGGGAACGGTGTTTTCGGGGGCGGAAGGGAGCACTCCGCGCAGCGGGCCCGAAAGTCAGGCCTTTGGCCCCCGCCGGAGGGGGCCGAATGGAGGGTGGTGGGGCCGAGGTGGGGCCGCGGCCCGGCCGTGTCGCGGGACTCAGGAACGCCAGGGCGACTCAGGCGCGCCAGGGCAGCTCGGCGGTCACGGTGGTGCCGGTTCCCTCGACGGAATCCACGACCAGCACCCCGTCCACGGCGTCGAGCCGCTCGCTCAGCCCCGCCAGTCCCGACCCGGCCAGGGCGTCGGCCCCACCGCGGCCGTCGTCCGAGACCTGGATCAGCAGCCGCTCGCCCGACTTCCACACGTCGACGCTGGCCGTACGGGCCTGCGCGTGCTTGCTGATGTTCTGCAGCAGCTCCGAGACGGTGAAGTACGCGATCCCCTCGATCGCCGCCGCCGGACGCGAGGGCAGCTCCACGGCCACCCGTACCGGCACGGCGCACCGCGAGGCCACCGAGGACAGCGCCGCGTCCAGCCCCCGGTCGGTCAGCACGGCCGGGTGGATCCCGCGGGCCAGGTCCCGCAGCTCCTGCAGGGCGATCTTCACCTCGCCGTGGGCCTCGTCCACCATCCGGGCGGCGGCCCGCGGGTCCTCGGTCAGCTTCTCCTTGGCCAGCCCCAGGTCCATGGCCAGCGCCACCAGCCGGGCCTGCGCACCGTCGTGCAGGTCCCGCTCGATGCGCCGCAGGTCGGCGGCGGCGGTGTCCACGACCACCCCCCGGTCGGACTCCAGCTCACTGACGCGGTGCGCCAGCCGGGACGGCCCGAGCAGCCCGGCGACGAGCAGGTGGTCGACGGTGGTCAGGGCGCGGACCACCCAGGGGGTGGCGAGCGTGAACCCGAGCCCCACGAGGGAGGTGGCCGCGATCAGCACCGGCGAGTCCAGGTAGAACGAGTAGTGGTCGCCGTTCTCGAACAGCTCCAGCCCGGGCTGATCGGTGTAGGCGGGGAACACCCAGAACCACAGCGGATAGAGCAGCATGGCCCACCCGTAGGCCCAGAACACGAGGGCGACGCAGAAGCCGAACACCGCCCACGGGAAGTGGATCAGGGAGTACAGCACGTGCCGCCAGGCGCTCCCGCTCTTGAGCAGCGCCCCCATGCCGGCCAGCGCCCCGCCCTTCTCCGCCCGGATCGGCGCGGGCTCGGCGATGTCCTGCCGCAGCAACCCGCGCACCCGGGCCCTCTCCAGCCGCCCGAACCCGCGGCACATGGCGAGCACACCGGCCAGGACCGGAACCCCGAGGAAGGTGACGAGCAGCCCGGCGCCGAGGCTGACGCCGGTGACCGCGAGGGAGAAGTACAGGGTGCTGAGCGGCAGCCCGACCAACAGGTACCCGAACTCCCGCCACATCCGCCCCTCGACGGGCGCCCGCAGCACCTTGCCGATACCGCTGCCGCCCCGTGCGCTGCTGCCCATGATCCCGACCCGCCCTTCCATTCCGCGTTGTCCCCCAACCCTCCCGCGCCCCCCACCCCCGAACCATCCGGCAGGTGGGCCTCCCGGGAGGGGGGTTAACCCCCCTCCCGGGAGCCGCCACGGGCCACGGCGCGGCACCAAAATCCAGCCCCGCCGGCGTTTGAGGCGCGGCCACGGCGCCGCAGCCGAAAACGGCGCCGCGCCCCAGACGGGACACGGCGCCGCAGCCGGAGACGGCCCGGCCGTCAAGCCCCGCGCCCCCGCCACGGCAGCTCGGCGGTAACAGTGGTCCCCGCCCCCTCCGGGGACTCCACCACCAGTACCCCGTCCACCGCGCCCAGCCGCTCCGCCAGCCCCGCCAGTCCCGACCCGGCCAGGGCAGAGGCTCCGCCGCGCCCGTCGTCCGACACCCGGATCAGCAGCCGCCGGTCCGAACGCCACACCTCCACCGACGCCACCCGTGCCTGCGGACCCGCGTGCTTGCTCACGTTCTGCAGCAGCTCCGACACCACGAAGTACGCGATCCCCTCGATCGCCTCCGCCGGCCGCGCCGGCAGGTCCACCGACACCTTCACGGGAACCAGGCACCGCGAGGCCACCGAGGACAGCGCCGCGTCCAGACCCCGGTCGGTGAGCACCGCCGGGTGGATACCCCGGGCCAGGTCACGGAGCTCCTGGAGGGCCAGCTTCACCTCGCCGTGCGCCTCGTCGACCATCGCCGCCGCCCCCTCGGGGTCCTCCAGCAGCTTCTCCTTGGCCAGGCCCAGCCCCATCGCCAGCGCCACCAGCCGCGCCTGCGCCCCGTCGTGGAGGTCCCGCTCGATGCGCCGCAGGTCGGCGGCCGCTGTGTCCACCACGACTCCCCGGTCGGACTCCAGCTCCGCGATCCGCCGCTCCAGTTCGTCGGACGGGGACAGCAGGCCCCGTACCATCGCCCGGTCCACGTTCGCGAGCCCCCGGGCCACCCACGGAAGCACCGGCCACAGCACGAACAGCCCGGTCAGCGCCACGGTGAAGGTGAGCACCGCCCACGGCAGCCGCACCAGCTCGAACAGGACGGTCCGCCACGCCACCGCGTCCTTCAGGCTCGCCCACAGCCAGGGGAAGAACCCGCCGGCGCGCCCCGGTCCGGGCATCGGGGTCGGCTCGTCGACCCGTACGCCCAGGAGCGCGCGGGCCCGTACCCGCTCCACCCGTCCCAGCTGGCGAGACACGAACAGACCACATGCGAACAGCGGAAGTCCGATCGCCGTCACCGACAGACCGCCCGCCACGGACACCATGACAACCGTGTAAACAAACCCGATGAGGGCCATGGGGAAATTGGTCAGCAAGTACGCGATTTCCTTCCACGTCACGGCATCGAAGGCCGCGCGCACGGAAGGGGGACGGGGGTCGTCGGAGGTGTGATCGGTGGCGGTCATGCGGCACAGACTGCCAAGTGGGAGCGCCCGATGCCATGGGGCAGCCGGGCCGAGGTAAACGGGGGATAACCCCACCCTGTGGGGGCCAGGCCCTAGACTCCCGTCCGTACCAGATCAACCTGATCGTCGACAGTGGCCGAGGAACGAGGAAACGGACGTGCCCGAACCAACGGTATCGACCGTATCCGTGCTCGCCGCGGACTACTTCCGGACGTATTCGGTCGTCGGCCTCCTGGCCGCGCTCGGCGTGCTCTTCGTGGCGGTGGCCTTCGGCGCCAACCGCCTGCTGAGCCCCGTCGTCCCGACCCGCGAGAAGCTGCTGACGTACGAATGCGGCGTGGACCCGGTGGGCGAGGGCTGGGCTCACACCCAGGTCCGCTACTACGTCTACGCGTTCCTCTACGTCATCTTCGCCGTCGACTCGATCTTCCTCTTCCCGTGGGCGACGGTCTTCGCCGCCGCCGGTTACGGCGCCACGACGCTGGTGGAGATGTTCATCTTCCTCGGCTTCCTGGCCGTCGGCCTGCTCTACGCGTACAAGAAGGGCGTCCTCGAATGGCTGTGACACCGGCTGGTACCCCGGCCGTGCCGTCGGAGCCGCAGCTGCTCCCGGAACCGAAGCGCCTGGGAGTCCTCTCCCGCCTCGCGCCCGAGCCCATGAAGGTGGTCCTCAACTGGGGCCGCCGCTACAGCCTGTGGGTCTTCAACTTCGGCCTCGCCTGCTGCGCGATCGAGTTCATCGCCGCGTCGATGGCCCGTCACGACTTCATCCGGCTCGGCGTCATCCCCTTCGCGCCCGGCCCGCGCCAGGCGGACCTCATGATCGTCTCCGGCACGGTGACGGACAAGATGGCCCCGGCCGTCAAGCGGCTCTACGAGCAGATGCCCGAGCCCAAGTACGTCATCTCCTTCGGCGCCTGCTCCAACTGCGGCGGCCCGTACTGGGACTCGTACTCGGTGACCAAGGGCGTCGACCAGATCATCCCCGTCGACGTCTACGTCCCCGGCTGCCCGCCCCGCCCCGAAGCGCTGCTCCAGGGCATCCTCAAACTCCAGGAGAAGATCGCCCGCGAATCGCTGGCGGAGCGCTACGCGACCACGGCCGCGCCGACGCCCGCGCAGCTCACCAGCGGCCTGATCACCCCTCCGCCCACCCCGGGGGCGGGCGCGTGAACCTCTACGACTCCCTCCCGGACGCGGCCGGAACGATCTTCGGTGCCGAAGCCGTCGCCACGTACGCCCACTCCCTCCTCACGGTCGACGTCCCCACCGCGAGCTGGATCCCCGCGCTGGAGATCGCCCGCGACAAGCTGGGCTGCACCTACTTCGACTGGCTGAGCGCGGTCGACGAGCCGGGCACCGGCTTCCGGGTCTGCGCCCACGTGGTCTCCCTGGAGAACCACCGCGTACGCCGCCTCCTGCTGCGGACCACCGTCCCCCACTCGGCACCCTCCCTGCCCTCGGCCGTGCCGATCTACGCGGGCACCGAATGGCACGAGCGCGAGACCTTCGAGATGTTCGGCATCGTCTTCACCGACCACCCGAACCTGGTCCCGCTCCTCCTCCCCGAGAACTTCGAAGGCCACCCGCTGCGCAAGGACTTCGTCCTCGCGGCGCGCGTCGCCAAGGCCTGGCCGGGCGCCAAGGAGCCGGGCGAGGCCCATGACCCCGATGCTCCGAAGCGCCGCCAGATGCTCCCGCCGGGCGTGCCGGACCCCAACGACTGGGGCCCGATGAAGGGCCAGCTCCCGCCGGCCCCGGCCCGCCCCGCCCGCACCCCGCGCGCGGCCGGAACCACAGCCGGAGCCGCGGGCGAGCGCCCGGTCCGCGCCCCGCGCGAGGGCGCCCCGGTGCGCCGCACCCGCTCGGTCGGCGAAGGCTCGGCCAGCCAGGCGGCCACCACCCCCGCCGACACCGCGGCCGCCACCCCGGCCGATGCGACGGCCACCGGCCCGGCCGACGCGGCGACCACCGGCCCGGCCGACGCGGCGCGCCCGGTGCGGCGCAGCCGCTCGGCCTCCGAAGGCTCGGCGAGCCAGGCGGCTCCGGCTGCGGCCCCTGCCTCGGCTGCGGCCCCTGCCTCGGCTCCGGCCTCGGCTCCGGCGGACGCCGAGGCCCCCGCTCCGGCTCCGGCTCCGGCTCCGGCGGAGCCGGGCTCCGGCCCGGCCGCCACCGGGCGCCCCCCGCGGCGTACCCGCTCGGCCTCCGAGGGCTCGGCGAGCCAGGCGGCCGACGCGGCCGAGCCCACCGCCGCCGACGCGACCGGTTCCGCGCCGGAGTCGCCCAGGCGGCCCGCTGCCCGGAGCACGGACGCACCCTGGCACGACCCGAAGCCCGCCTTCGAGGAACCTCCGGCGCCTCCCGCCGCGCCGAACGCTCCGGCTGAACCGGCCACTTCGGCCGAGCCCGCCGCCCCGGCTGAACCGACCGCTCCGGCGACCCCGGCCCAACCGGCTGAGCCCGGCGCTCCGGCGACCACGGCTGAACCCGCCACCCCGGCCGAACCCGCGACTCCGACCGAGCCCGGCGCTCCGGCTGCCCCGGCCGACCCCGTCGGCACGGCCGATCCCGCTGCCCCCGTCGACCCCGTCGACCCCGCCGAGACCGACGGCGACCCGACCACAGACCCCACCGGAGGCACCGCGTGAACGACGTCCTCGACGTCGGCCTTCGGCTGCTCATCGTCTTCGCCGTGTTCCTCGTGCTCCCGCTCGTCGTCGGGCAGACCGAGCACAAGGTGATGGCCCACATGCAGGGCCGCCTCGGCCCCATGTACGCCGGTGGGTTCCACGGCTGGGCCCAGCTCGTCGCCGACGGGGTGAAGTTCGTACAGAAGGAAGACATCGTCCCGGCCAACGCCGACCGCCGTGTCTTCCAGCTCGCCCCCGCCGTCGCCCTCCTCCCGTACCTCCTCGTCCTCCTCGTCATCCCGATCGGCCCCGGCGAGGGCGCCGTCGGCCAGGTCATCGACGCCGGGCTCTTCTTCGCGCTCGCCGTCATGGGCGTCGGAGTGCTCGGCTCGCTCATGGCCGGCTGGGCCTCCGCGAACAAGTTCTCCCTCCTCGGAGGCCTCCGTACCGCCGCGCAGCTGCTCGCCTACGAGCTCCCCATGCTGCTCGCCGCCGCCTCGGTCGCCATGGCCGCCGGCACGGTCTCGCTGCCCGGCATCGTCGAGGCCTTCGAGTGGTGGTGGCTGCCCTGGCAGGTCGTCGGCGGGCTGGTCTTCTTCACCGCCGGCCTCGCCGAACTCCAGCGGCCCCCCTTCGACATGCCCGTCGCCGACTCCGAGATCATCTTCGGCGCGTACACCGAGTACACCGGCCTGCGCTTCGCGCTGTTCCTGCTCGCCGAGTACGCCGGCATCGTGGTCCTCGCCGCCCTGACCACCGTTCTCTTCCTCGGTGGCTGGCACGGCCCCTTCGGCGGCGACGGCTCCGGCTGGGTCTGGACCCTGCTCAAGATCGCGGCGCTCTCCTTCGTGGTGATCTGGCTCCGCGTGAGCTACCCCCGGCTCCGCGAGGACCAGTTGCAGAAGCTCGCCTGGACCGTACTCATCCCGCTCGCGCTCGCCCAGATCGCGCTCACCGGCATCGTGAAGGTGGCGATCCAGTAAATGCCCCCCATCCCCGGATCAGGCCTCGCCAAGGGCCTGGCCGTCACGCTGCGCACGATGACGAAGCGTTCGCACACCGCCCAGTACCCCGAGGTGCAGCCCGAACTCCCGCCGCGCTCGCGCGGGGTCATCGGCCTGTTCGAGGAGAACTGCACGGTCTGCATGCTCTGCGCGCGCGAATGCCCCGACTGGTGCATCTACATCGACTCCCACAAGGAGACGGTCCCGGCCGCCGCCCCCGGCGGGCGTGAGCGCAGCCGCAACGTCCTCGACCGCTTCGCCATCGACTTCTCCCTCTGCATGTACTGCGGCATCTGCATCGAGGTGTGCCCCTTCGACGCGCTCTTCTGGTCGCCGGAGTTCGAGTACGCCGAGACGGACATCCATGAGCTCACCCACGAGCGCGACAAGCTGCGCGAGTGGATGTGGACCGTGCCGGCCCCGCCCGCCCTGGACCCGGCAGCCGAGGAGCCCAAGGAGATCGCCGCGGCCCGCAAGGCCGTGGAGAAGGCCGAGGTAGCCGCGGCCGCGGCCACCGCCCCGGCCCCGCCCGCCACGGGCACCTACCCCGCCGCCCCCGGCCCGGGCACGCCGACCCTCGCCCCCGCCCCGGCCGAGCGGGCCGCCGAATCGGGCCCGGGTACGCCCGCCGCGCCTGCGCCCGCCGCGCCCGACGACGCGGCGCCCGCAGGCGAATCCACCACCCCCTTGCCCCCGACCACCCCGGAGGGAGACGCGTGACCGCCGCCACTCTCGCAGCCGCCGCACAAGGCACCGGCTTCCTCTCCCCGACCGGCGTCGAGATCGCCTTCGTCCTCGTCGGCCTCGCCACCCTCGGCGCGGCCCTCGTCACGGTCACCACCAAGCAGCTCGTGCACGCCGCCCTGTGGCTGGTCGTCGCGCTCGGCGGGGTCGCGATCGAGTACCTGCTGCTGACCGCGGAGTTCATCGCCTGGGTCCAGGTGCTGATCTACCTCGGTTCCGTGGTCGTCCTCCTCCTCTTCGGGCTGATGCTCACCAAGGCGCCCATCGGCCGCTCCCCGGACGCCGACTCCGGCAACCGCCCGGTCGCGATCGGCGTCGCCGCCGCCGCGGCCGTCGCGCTCGTCTGGGTGGTCGTCGACGCCTTCCGCACCACCTGGATCGACCTCGACGGCCCCGTCCAGGGCTCCACCAAGGTCACCGGCGAGATCCTCTTCCGGCACTGGGTGCTGCCCTTCGAGGCGCTCTCGGTCCTCCTCCTCGCAGCCCTGATCGGCGCCATCGTGCTCTCCCGCAAGACCGACGCGGCCGACGCCGCGACCGAAGCGCCGGGCGCCACCGGCACGACGGACAAGACGAAGGGGCAGCGCTGATGCACCTCGCCTACCCCGCCGTACTGGCGGCCCTCCTTTTCGCCACGGGCCTGTACGGAGTGCTCGCCCGCCGCAACGCCATCCTGGTCCTGATGTCCGTCGAGCTGATGCTCAACGCCGTCAACCTCAACCTGGTGGCCTTCGACGTCTGGCTGCGCGACACCCTGCACGCCGGCCAGGCCCTCACCCTCTTCACCATCGCCATCGCCGCCGCCGAGATCGGCATCGGCCTCGCGATCGTGCTGACGGTGTACCGCAACCGGGGCACCGCGGACGTCGACAAGCTGCGCGACACCGCCGAGGGCCACGAGCCGGACAGCACCGACAGCCGGGCGACGGGAGCCGCCGCGTGAACACGCCGACCCTTGCCGTACTCGTCCCCCTGCTGCCCTTCCTGGGCGCGCTCGCGGGACTGCTGCTCGGCCGCACCGCTCCCGGCTTCGTCAGGCCGCTCGCCGTCCTGCCGACGCTGGGCGCCGCCGTCCTGGCCGTCCTCGTGGCCTTCCGCCACGGCGGCGGCAAGGCAATCGACACGGCGACCGAGCTGACCCCGACCGGCTCGGTGCCGATCGAGCTCTCGCTCCACCTCGACGGCTTCGCGGTGCTGGTGGCCGTCCTGGTCGGGGCCGTCGCCACCTGCGTACAGATCTACTCGATGGCGTACCTGCGCGAAGACCCGCGCTACCCGTCCTACGCCGCTCTGGTCTCACTGTTCACCTCCGCCATGCTGCTCGTCGTCTACTCCGGCGACCTGATGGTGCTGCTGG contains these protein-coding regions:
- a CDS encoding complex I subunit 1 family protein; its protein translation is MNDVLDVGLRLLIVFAVFLVLPLVVGQTEHKVMAHMQGRLGPMYAGGFHGWAQLVADGVKFVQKEDIVPANADRRVFQLAPAVALLPYLLVLLVIPIGPGEGAVGQVIDAGLFFALAVMGVGVLGSLMAGWASANKFSLLGGLRTAAQLLAYELPMLLAAASVAMAAGTVSLPGIVEAFEWWWLPWQVVGGLVFFTAGLAELQRPPFDMPVADSEIIFGAYTEYTGLRFALFLLAEYAGIVVLAALTTVLFLGGWHGPFGGDGSGWVWTLLKIAALSFVVIWLRVSYPRLREDQLQKLAWTVLIPLALAQIALTGIVKVAIQ
- a CDS encoding NADH-quinone oxidoreductase subunit I, giving the protein MPPIPGSGLAKGLAVTLRTMTKRSHTAQYPEVQPELPPRSRGVIGLFEENCTVCMLCARECPDWCIYIDSHKETVPAAAPGGRERSRNVLDRFAIDFSLCMYCGICIEVCPFDALFWSPEFEYAETDIHELTHERDKLREWMWTVPAPPALDPAAEEPKEIAAARKAVEKAEVAAAAATAPAPPATGTYPAAPGPGTPTLAPAPAERAAESGPGTPAAPAPAAPDDAAPAGESTTPLPPTTPEGDA
- the nuoK gene encoding NADH-quinone oxidoreductase subunit NuoK, yielding MHLAYPAVLAALLFATGLYGVLARRNAILVLMSVELMLNAVNLNLVAFDVWLRDTLHAGQALTLFTIAIAAAEIGIGLAIVLTVYRNRGTADVDKLRDTAEGHEPDSTDSRATGAAA
- a CDS encoding NADH-quinone oxidoreductase subunit J, which codes for MTAATLAAAAQGTGFLSPTGVEIAFVLVGLATLGAALVTVTTKQLVHAALWLVVALGGVAIEYLLLTAEFIAWVQVLIYLGSVVVLLLFGLMLTKAPIGRSPDADSGNRPVAIGVAAAAAVALVWVVVDAFRTTWIDLDGPVQGSTKVTGEILFRHWVLPFEALSVLLLAALIGAIVLSRKTDAADAATEAPGATGTTDKTKGQR